The following are from one region of the Natronosporangium hydrolyticum genome:
- a CDS encoding ABC transporter substrate-binding protein, with translation MRFKPLLALSATTGLLLAGCGAESEPDDSPPPENENFPITLGDLTLDEQPTRIISLAPAVTEILFAIDAGDQVVAVDEFSTYPPEAPTTDLSGFTPNVEAIASYDPDLVLISYDPDGLSDGLDAIGVPTYLVPDDEQSIGGIFEQITDVGLLTGHIDQATELVDRMSDDLAELVSQVPPRDEPLTYYFEIDSERYTYTSHSWVGELLSMAQLENIADDEAAVTQLGVESIVDANPDLIFLANTAYGVDADVVTQRDGWADIEAVQAGQIVELDSDIASRWGPRIVDLLETVVDAVTQVP, from the coding sequence ATGCGATTCAAGCCACTACTGGCGCTCTCTGCGACGACCGGGCTGTTGCTAGCCGGCTGTGGAGCTGAATCCGAACCCGACGACTCCCCACCCCCGGAGAACGAGAACTTCCCGATCACTCTGGGTGACCTCACGCTTGACGAACAACCCACCCGTATCATCTCCCTCGCCCCTGCGGTGACCGAGATCCTGTTCGCGATCGACGCCGGCGATCAGGTAGTTGCGGTCGACGAGTTTTCCACCTACCCCCCGGAAGCACCCACAACGGACCTCTCCGGATTTACCCCCAATGTCGAGGCGATCGCGTCCTACGACCCTGACCTCGTCCTGATCTCCTACGACCCAGATGGGCTCAGTGACGGGCTGGATGCGATCGGGGTCCCGACCTACCTCGTCCCAGACGACGAACAGTCCATCGGGGGCATCTTTGAACAGATCACCGATGTCGGACTACTCACCGGCCACATCGACCAGGCGACCGAGCTGGTCGACCGGATGTCCGATGACCTAGCTGAACTGGTGTCTCAAGTGCCGCCCCGCGACGAGCCCCTGACGTATTACTTCGAGATCGATTCCGAGCGGTACACCTACACCTCGCACAGTTGGGTAGGCGAGCTGCTCAGCATGGCTCAGCTGGAGAACATAGCCGACGACGAGGCGGCGGTGACCCAACTCGGGGTGGAGTCGATCGTCGACGCCAACCCCGACCTGATCTTCCTCGCGAACACCGCGTACGGAGTGGACGCGGACGTGGTGACGCAGCGGGATGGTTGGGCAGACATCGAGGCGGTCCAGGCCGGGCAGATCGTCGAACTGGACAGCGACATCGCGTCCCGCTGGGGGCCGCGGATCGTGGACCTGCTGGAGACCGTGGTCGACGCGGTGACCCAGGTGCCGTAG
- a CDS encoding ATP-binding protein, which produces MKAGSIQLQLAATNPWWRSAGWVEGDLQLQEAATAPFRYRSGALRDLQVGGLYLLRGPRRAGKSTEIKHAIADLIEAGVEPRRIVHAPVDGWRASDLRTLITSAADTFLSGVIEPRYWFLDEISSVSGDWPNALKYLRDNDPTFARDTVVLTGSSAARLHEVRKALAGRRGEVTRTDRTLLPMRFGDFVAAAGVSLPAVTALPAAGLRDPIARAQVDQLLPFLPELVRLWESYLRVGGFPQAVRAWRQTGDVAAPLVDALWDVVYGDAIERARFSAPQAALLLDRLARGIGSPVNVADLARDLDSAHGTVRQRLADLAESFLTWPCHLEHQLAPKLSAQSKWYFVDPLLARLAGLRGYGTEPDHTQLAEQQVGLALLRSADTAGLGDPADHDAVLYHRSSTRTEIDFVGRGLGGVAIESKYADSAVGRDAQTLAASRWSGVITSRSVTRFGDEVDVLPAPMVVLLLGG; this is translated from the coding sequence ATGAAGGCTGGATCCATACAGCTCCAGTTGGCCGCTACCAACCCGTGGTGGCGCTCTGCGGGCTGGGTCGAGGGTGATCTACAGCTCCAAGAGGCTGCCACGGCGCCCTTCCGCTACCGGTCGGGCGCGTTGCGGGATCTGCAGGTTGGCGGGCTCTATCTGCTCCGTGGGCCGCGTCGTGCCGGGAAGAGTACTGAGATCAAGCATGCGATAGCGGATCTCATCGAGGCTGGAGTCGAGCCCCGACGGATCGTGCACGCGCCCGTGGACGGATGGCGGGCCAGCGACCTCCGTACCTTGATCACGAGCGCGGCGGACACCTTCTTGAGTGGGGTGATCGAGCCGAGGTACTGGTTCCTCGACGAGATCAGCAGCGTGTCGGGAGACTGGCCTAACGCCCTCAAGTACTTGCGGGACAACGATCCGACATTCGCCCGCGACACCGTCGTGCTGACCGGCTCTTCTGCCGCGCGACTGCACGAGGTCCGGAAGGCGTTGGCGGGTCGACGCGGTGAGGTGACTCGTACCGACCGGACGCTGTTGCCGATGCGATTCGGTGACTTCGTCGCGGCCGCTGGGGTGAGCCTTCCGGCGGTCACGGCACTGCCCGCGGCGGGGCTGCGGGACCCGATTGCTCGCGCCCAGGTCGACCAGTTGTTGCCTTTCTTGCCCGAATTGGTCCGGTTGTGGGAGAGCTATCTACGGGTCGGCGGGTTTCCCCAGGCGGTGCGTGCGTGGCGCCAGACCGGGGACGTTGCCGCTCCGCTCGTGGATGCGCTGTGGGACGTGGTGTACGGAGACGCGATCGAACGAGCCAGATTCTCCGCCCCGCAGGCAGCTCTCCTGCTGGACCGCCTCGCTCGTGGTATCGGGTCGCCCGTGAACGTGGCGGACCTGGCGCGGGACCTGGATTCAGCGCACGGCACCGTCAGACAACGGCTGGCCGATCTCGCAGAGAGCTTCTTGACCTGGCCGTGTCATCTTGAGCACCAGCTTGCGCCGAAGCTGTCGGCACAGTCGAAGTGGTACTTCGTCGATCCGCTCTTGGCGCGGCTGGCCGGCCTCCGGGGGTACGGCACCGAGCCGGACCATACGCAGCTCGCGGAGCAACAGGTCGGGTTGGCGCTGCTGCGCAGTGCCGATACTGCGGGGTTGGGTGACCCGGCCGACCACGACGCCGTGCTCTACCACCGCAGCAGCACCCGCACTGAGATCGATTTTGTGGGGAGGGGGCTGGGTGGGGTGGCGATCGAGAGTAAGTACGCCGACTCGGCGGTCGGGCGGGACGCCCAGACGCTCGCCGCCTCCCGGTGGTCGGGGGTGATCACCAGTCGGTCGGTGACCCGCTTCGGTGACGAGGTTGATGTCCTGCCGGCCCCCATGGTGGTGCTGTTGCTCGGCGGTTGA